From the genome of Vibrio orientalis CIP 102891 = ATCC 33934:
GCGACTGTATTCACAGCATGCTAGAAGGGCATGAACAGGGAACCGATGTGAATCTGGATCTCAAACAAGAGGTCAGTCAAAAGTTGGCAGAGCTATTAGGTAGCGACTCGAGTGAGCCTGAAGTTGTCGACTGTGAAAGTGAAGACGTTTTAGAAACCTCATCAAACGCCGATCAAGTCTGGAATATCTCTTTTGCACCCCATCAGGATATGTTCTTTAGCGGCAATGACCCGCTTAGAATATTGAGAGAACTGAGCGAGCTAGACGATTCATGTCAGATCAATATTGATACTTCCGCTCTGCCTGAACTACAAGAGATTGAATCTGAACTTTGCTTCTTATCTTGGCATGCGACGATAAGTGGCGCACTTGACCTCGACCTTATTAAAGAAATCTTTGAGTGGGTAGAAGATGAGTGTGACTTAACTATTGAGTTGAGCCAACCCGATATAGAGCAACCTGCTGAAGATAGCCAACAAACAACGTCACCTGTCACAACGGTTGAAAACACTGAGACAAAACCTGTACCAGAGAGTGCTGCTAAATCGACTAAGGTCGCGAAGTCTGACTCCAGCGTGAGTTCCATCCGTGTTGACATCGACAAAGTTGATAGCTTGATCAACTTAGTAGGTGAGTTGGTGATTACTCAGTCGATGCTGACTGAAATTGGTAATGATTTTTCCATCGATAAGCTAGAGAAACTTAAATCAGGCTTAGATCAACTGCTGCAGAACAGTAAAGACTTGCAAGAGAATGTGCTCAACATACGTATGTTACCGATGAGCTTTGCCTTCAGCCGTTTCCCTCGTTTAGTTCGTGATTTATCAAGCCGTCTTGAGAAGCAAGTTGACCTGCAAATTAAAGGCGAACAAACCGAGCTAGATAAAACCGTTCTTGAGCGAATAGTGGATCCTCTAGTGCATTTGGTCAGAAATGGTATCGACCACGGTATTGAACAGCCAGAGCAGCGTTTAGAAAACGGCAAGTCAGAAATGGGTGTGATTGAACTGAATGCTTACCATCAAGGTGGTGCGATTGTTATCGAAATCCGAGATGACGGTGCAGGCCTGAATTGCGACAAATTGTGGAATAAGGCTCTAGAGAAGGGCGTGTTATCACCGGACTCACGTCGCGAAGAGTATAGCGACAAACAGATCATGAACCTCATTTTTGCACCGGGCTTTTCAACAGCAGAAGAAGTTTCAGACATCTCTGGTCGAGGTGTAGGAATGGATGTGGTTAGACGAAATATTGAGGAGTTAGGTGGACATATCGAGGTGGAATCAGAGCTAGGGAAAGGCAGTCGATTTACTATTAGCCTACCTCTGACTTTGGCTATTCTCGATGGCCAACTAGTTCGAGTCGCGGGAGAAGTCTATGTTATTCCGCTATTAACCATTGTTGAATCGATTCAGATTGATCCTCAATGCA
Proteins encoded in this window:
- a CDS encoding chemotaxis protein CheA — translated: MALDMEQLRKMFYEECRENLEVLEEVLLNLDLAHIEDESINTIFRAAHSIKGGAGTFNLLDISEFTHNVEAYLDLVRNQERTLTADSIDLLLKSGDCIHSMLEGHEQGTDVNLDLKQEVSQKLAELLGSDSSEPEVVDCESEDVLETSSNADQVWNISFAPHQDMFFSGNDPLRILRELSELDDSCQINIDTSALPELQEIESELCFLSWHATISGALDLDLIKEIFEWVEDECDLTIELSQPDIEQPAEDSQQTTSPVTTVENTETKPVPESAAKSTKVAKSDSSVSSIRVDIDKVDSLINLVGELVITQSMLTEIGNDFSIDKLEKLKSGLDQLLQNSKDLQENVLNIRMLPMSFAFSRFPRLVRDLSSRLEKQVDLQIKGEQTELDKTVLERIVDPLVHLVRNGIDHGIEQPEQRLENGKSEMGVIELNAYHQGGAIVIEIRDDGAGLNCDKLWNKALEKGVLSPDSRREEYSDKQIMNLIFAPGFSTAEEVSDISGRGVGMDVVRRNIEELGGHIEVESELGKGSRFTISLPLTLAILDGQLVRVAGEVYVIPLLTIVESIQIDPQCIKLASGGIELYRLREENIPILRLQEELEMGSSGGLDQRILCFVEAAGNRVGLLLDELLDQQQVVIKSLESNYSKVAGISGATILGDGSVSLIIDVQGLITNFLNRTSDSSNKGLAA